A genome region from Deinococcus ruber includes the following:
- a CDS encoding peroxiredoxin, translated as MSLLGQPAPDFTLPSSAGDSVTLSSYRGQKAVVLVFYPLDFSPVCSMQLPEYSGRQDDFGDAGAVVLGVNRDSVWAHKAWAAEYGIEVPLLADMNLKVARDYGVAIDERGISQRAVFVIDTAGVVRFEYVEAKTGDYTLRPEQVLATVKGL; from the coding sequence ATGAGCCTGCTCGGACAGCCCGCCCCAGATTTTACCCTGCCTTCCTCTGCCGGAGATTCGGTGACGCTCAGCAGCTACCGGGGCCAGAAGGCGGTGGTGCTGGTGTTCTATCCGCTCGATTTCTCGCCGGTTTGCAGCATGCAGCTTCCCGAGTACTCGGGCCGTCAGGACGATTTCGGAGACGCGGGCGCGGTGGTGCTGGGCGTCAACCGTGACAGTGTGTGGGCGCACAAGGCCTGGGCTGCCGAGTACGGGATCGAGGTGCCGCTGTTGGCCGACATGAATCTGAAGGTCGCCCGTGATTACGGCGTCGCCATCGACGAGCGCGGTATCAGTCAGCGGGCGGTCTTCGTGATCGATACGGCGGGCGTGGTGCGCTTCGAGTACGTGGAGGCCAAGACTGGCGATTACACGCTGCGGCCCGAACAGGTGCTGGCGACGGTGAAGGGGCTTTGA
- a CDS encoding penicillin acylase family protein translates to MMLRLVRFFGWLLFVLLLVVFAGVLYARKVSNPVLSGTLTLRGLKGEVSIVRDRWGVPHIRAQASDEDALYALGFVHAQDRMWQMEFQRRVAQGRLSEVLGAAALPKDKFLRTWGFYRAAQAALPALSARSRSLISAYTAGVNAGIAQDRLPLEFRLMRYRPERWTDVDSIAWSKLMAYDLGGNWDDELTGQRVLSKLGAAGLNAVLPPYPANAPTILSSQELNLPSVARPTPAPLATSSLPADALRQLHAQLAAAASLGFINAPGKGSNDWVIGGQRTQSGKPILADDPHLSLSAPMLWYLADIQGPTLHAIGASIPGLPGIVIGRNDHIAWGVTNVNPDVQDLFIEPAGARLQTRTEVIKVKGQPPVNYPVQTSAHGPVVASSSDWQDGQQRAVTLQWTALEDGDTTFDSFLGLNYAQNWKQFTAALSSYVAPSQNFVYADTAGNIGYYAPGRVPIRTPGWDGSLPVPDDSAHRWTGYIPFAQLPHVLNPTDGLVVTANNKVTPDSYKPFLANNRVWAEPYRAERILQRLDTGKPLTLDDVASTQLDTVSLVWKGLEPYLLQTQPKDDLSRTALDLLRGWDGNETLSSVQASVFEAWLMKLEEMAQDEVPDVRLTSFAVLNQLKTGGALCRNASANLGSCADELAASLQAATTDLSKRMGTDPSAWAWEKLHSSLSAHGAFGSVGAIAWIWNRGIATPGGTNTVDVARPDSGTFHQTHAPSYRQIIDLSDMNRSRFIGTLGQGGNPIGSHYADMQPMWRGGQYIPMSSQAQDWGDTLTLNAAP, encoded by the coding sequence ATGATGCTGCGACTTGTCCGCTTTTTCGGGTGGCTGCTGTTCGTTCTGCTACTCGTCGTGTTCGCCGGGGTTCTGTATGCACGCAAGGTCAGCAACCCCGTCCTTTCCGGCACCCTGACGCTGCGCGGCCTGAAGGGTGAAGTCAGCATCGTGCGCGACCGCTGGGGCGTGCCGCATATTCGCGCCCAGGCCAGCGACGAAGACGCCCTGTACGCACTGGGCTTCGTGCACGCGCAAGACCGGATGTGGCAGATGGAATTTCAGCGCCGCGTCGCTCAGGGACGGCTTTCAGAGGTGCTGGGAGCCGCCGCGCTGCCCAAAGACAAATTCCTGCGAACCTGGGGCTTTTACCGGGCGGCTCAGGCAGCCCTGCCCGCCCTGAGTGCCAGGAGCCGCTCGCTGATCTCGGCGTACACGGCGGGCGTGAACGCGGGCATCGCCCAGGACCGCCTGCCGCTGGAATTCCGGCTGATGCGCTACCGCCCCGAGCGCTGGACAGACGTGGACAGCATCGCGTGGTCCAAATTGATGGCCTACGACCTGGGCGGCAACTGGGACGATGAACTGACCGGGCAGCGGGTCCTGAGCAAACTGGGCGCAGCGGGCCTGAACGCGGTGCTGCCGCCGTATCCGGCCAATGCCCCCACTATCCTCAGCAGCCAGGAACTCAATCTGCCGAGCGTGGCCCGGCCCACGCCTGCGCCGCTCGCCACCTCTTCCCTGCCTGCCGACGCCCTGCGACAGCTTCACGCCCAGCTTGCAGCGGCGGCCTCGCTGGGCTTTATCAATGCGCCCGGCAAGGGCAGCAACGACTGGGTGATCGGTGGACAGCGCACGCAGTCGGGCAAACCGATCCTGGCCGACGACCCACACCTTTCGCTCAGCGCCCCGATGCTGTGGTATCTGGCCGACATACAGGGGCCGACGCTCCACGCCATCGGGGCCAGCATTCCGGGGCTGCCGGGCATCGTGATCGGGCGCAACGACCACATCGCCTGGGGCGTCACCAACGTCAATCCCGACGTGCAGGACCTGTTTATAGAACCTGCCGGGGCCAGGCTCCAGACCCGTACCGAAGTCATCAAAGTGAAGGGGCAGCCACCTGTGAATTACCCGGTGCAGACCTCGGCGCATGGCCCGGTGGTCGCCAGCAGCAGCGACTGGCAGGACGGGCAGCAGCGGGCCGTGACGCTGCAATGGACCGCACTGGAAGACGGCGACACGACCTTCGACAGCTTCCTGGGCCTGAACTACGCGCAGAACTGGAAGCAGTTCACGGCAGCGCTGTCCAGTTACGTCGCGCCCTCACAGAATTTCGTGTACGCCGATACGGCGGGCAACATCGGTTATTACGCCCCCGGCAGGGTACCGATCCGCACGCCTGGCTGGGACGGCAGTTTGCCCGTACCCGACGACAGCGCCCACCGCTGGACGGGATACATTCCGTTTGCCCAGCTCCCACACGTCCTCAATCCCACCGACGGCCTGGTGGTCACTGCCAACAACAAGGTGACGCCCGACAGCTACAAACCCTTCCTGGCAAACAACCGCGTGTGGGCCGAGCCGTACCGCGCCGAGCGCATCCTGCAACGCCTCGACACCGGCAAGCCCCTCACGCTCGACGATGTGGCGAGCACCCAGCTCGATACCGTGTCGCTGGTGTGGAAAGGCCTCGAACCGTACCTGCTCCAGACGCAGCCGAAAGACGACCTGAGCCGGACAGCCCTCGATTTGCTGCGCGGCTGGGACGGCAACGAAACCCTCAGCAGCGTGCAGGCCAGCGTCTTCGAGGCGTGGCTGATGAAGCTGGAGGAAATGGCGCAGGATGAGGTGCCAGACGTGCGGCTGACCTCGTTTGCGGTGCTGAATCAGCTCAAGACGGGCGGAGCGCTGTGCCGGAACGCCTCGGCCAATCTGGGAAGCTGCGCCGACGAACTGGCCGCGTCGTTGCAGGCTGCCACCACCGACCTCTCGAAGCGAATGGGCACCGATCCGTCGGCGTGGGCCTGGGAAAAGCTGCACAGCAGTCTCAGCGCCCACGGAGCGTTCGGCAGCGTCGGCGCGATTGCCTGGATCTGGAACCGGGGCATCGCCACGCCCGGCGGCACCAACACCGTCGATGTGGCGCGGCCCGATTCGGGCACCTTCCATCAGACGCACGCGCCCAGCTACCGCCAGATCATCGACCTCTCAGACATGAACCGCAGCCGCTTCATTGGCACGCTCGGGCAGGGTGGCAACCCCATCGGCTCGCACTACGCCGACATGCAGCCGATGTGGCGCGGCGGCCAGTACATCCCCATGAGCAGCCAGGCCCAGGACTGGGGCGACACGCTGACGCTGAACGCAGCTCCCTGA
- the dnaA gene encoding chromosomal replication initiator protein DnaA, whose amino-acid sequence MMPADLALGGEGISQEIWTDVLGYVRKNISEVEYHTWFVPVRPLGVDQGSLVLGVRNSFAQEWFRKRYLGLLEDALRSMGAQQPQVSFQVLPAVQEAMILPADPPPAPRSSGRTPTATERSAAVIEAANRKALNPKYIFENFVVGPNNNLAHAASLAVAESPGKAYNPLFIYGDVGLGKTHLMHAVGHYIAERYPDKRIEYVSTESFTNDLINAIREDKMTQFRNRYRSVDLLLVDDIQFLAGKERTQEEFFHTFNALYENHKQIILSSDRPPKDIQTLEGRLRSRFEWGLITDIQSPEFETRVAILKMNAEHHRMHIPQDVLELIARQVTSNIRELEGALMRVVAFASLNNVPFSRAVAAKALSNVFAPQEVKVEMSDVLRAVAGHYNIPPDAVRGSGRVREVVVPRQVAMFLIRELTGHSLPEIGSFFMRDHSTVMHAVQKVTEQLGKDSELTEAVAFLKRRLQGLEGEENDV is encoded by the coding sequence ATGATGCCCGCAGACTTGGCCTTAGGGGGTGAGGGTATCTCACAGGAAATCTGGACGGACGTACTCGGGTACGTTCGCAAAAACATCTCGGAGGTCGAATACCACACCTGGTTCGTGCCGGTGCGCCCGCTGGGTGTCGATCAGGGATCGCTGGTGCTGGGCGTTCGCAACTCGTTCGCGCAGGAATGGTTCAGAAAGCGGTATCTGGGTCTGCTGGAAGACGCGCTCCGCAGTATGGGGGCGCAACAGCCGCAGGTCAGCTTTCAGGTGTTGCCTGCCGTGCAGGAAGCCATGATTCTTCCCGCCGACCCGCCCCCCGCTCCCAGAAGCAGCGGACGCACGCCCACCGCGACCGAGCGCAGCGCAGCCGTCATCGAGGCGGCCAACCGCAAGGCACTCAATCCCAAATACATCTTCGAGAATTTCGTGGTCGGGCCAAACAACAATCTGGCTCACGCGGCGTCGCTGGCAGTGGCCGAAAGCCCCGGCAAGGCGTACAACCCGCTGTTCATCTACGGCGACGTTGGCCTGGGCAAGACTCACCTGATGCACGCGGTCGGCCACTACATAGCAGAGCGCTATCCCGACAAACGCATCGAGTACGTCTCGACCGAGAGCTTTACCAACGACCTGATCAATGCGATCCGCGAAGACAAAATGACGCAGTTTCGCAACAGATACCGCAGCGTCGATCTGCTGCTGGTCGACGACATTCAGTTTCTGGCGGGCAAGGAGCGCACGCAGGAAGAATTTTTCCACACCTTCAATGCGCTCTACGAGAACCACAAACAGATCATTCTCAGCTCCGACAGGCCGCCCAAAGACATTCAGACGCTGGAGGGCCGCCTCCGCAGCCGCTTCGAATGGGGCCTGATCACCGATATCCAGAGTCCCGAATTCGAGACGCGGGTGGCGATTCTGAAGATGAACGCCGAGCATCACCGCATGCACATTCCCCAGGACGTGCTGGAGCTGATCGCGCGGCAGGTCACCAGCAACATCCGCGAGCTGGAAGGTGCCCTGATGCGCGTGGTGGCCTTTGCCAGCCTCAACAACGTGCCGTTTTCACGTGCCGTGGCGGCCAAGGCGCTCTCCAACGTCTTCGCCCCGCAGGAAGTCAAGGTCGAGATGAGCGACGTGCTGAGGGCAGTGGCGGGTCATTACAACATTCCCCCCGACGCAGTGCGTGGCTCGGGCCGGGTGCGTGAGGTGGTGGTGCCGCGTCAGGTTGCCATGTTCCTGATCCGAGAGTTGACCGGACACTCTCTTCCCGAGATCGGCAGCTTCTTTATGAGAGACCATTCGACGGTTATGCATGCCGTTCAAAAGGTTACGGAACAGCTCGGAAAGGACAGTGAACTCACCGAAGCGGTTGCATTTCTGAAGCGGAGACTTCAAGGCCTCGAAGGCGAGGAAAACGACGTCTGA
- the dnaN gene encoding DNA polymerase III subunit beta → MRAHVSKKTLSEGLGMLERVIPSRSSNPLLTAIKVDAEGRGLTLSGTNLEIDLSCFVPAEISEAASFVVPAHLFAQIVRNLGGELVELELSGAELAVRASGSDFKLQTGDLSAYPELSFPGTADATLDAAELSRSLSSVRYAASNEAFQAVFRGLKVEQHASKARVVASDGFRLALREFSVIGEPRSLIVPARSADELVRVLRDGDARLSFSEGMLGVTTDRVRMNVKLLDGDFPDYERVIPKDIKLRVTLPAAALKEAVSRVAVLADKNANNRVEFLISEGTLRLAAEGDYGRAQDTLTVQQEGSEPAMSLGFNAKYVLDALGPIEGDAELLFSGSTSPAMFKGSGDAGYLAVVVPLRV, encoded by the coding sequence ATGCGAGCGCACGTCAGCAAAAAAACTCTGAGTGAAGGACTGGGAATGCTCGAACGCGTCATTCCCAGCAGATCGAGCAACCCGCTGCTCACCGCCATCAAGGTCGATGCCGAGGGCCGTGGCCTGACGCTCAGCGGCACGAATCTGGAAATCGATCTGAGCTGCTTCGTTCCTGCCGAGATCAGCGAGGCGGCATCTTTCGTGGTTCCGGCCCACCTGTTCGCTCAGATCGTGCGGAACCTGGGCGGCGAACTGGTCGAACTGGAACTCAGCGGCGCGGAACTGGCGGTCAGAGCCAGTGGCTCGGATTTCAAATTGCAGACGGGCGACCTCAGCGCGTACCCGGAGCTGAGCTTTCCCGGCACCGCCGATGCCACGCTGGACGCCGCCGAACTCAGCCGCTCGCTGTCGAGCGTGCGCTACGCCGCTTCCAACGAGGCGTTTCAGGCGGTCTTCCGGGGGTTGAAAGTCGAGCAGCACGCTTCCAAGGCCCGCGTGGTGGCGTCAGACGGCTTTCGGCTGGCTCTGCGCGAATTCAGCGTGATCGGAGAGCCGCGCAGCCTGATCGTGCCTGCCCGCAGCGCCGACGAACTGGTGCGCGTGCTGCGTGACGGCGACGCCCGTCTGAGTTTCTCGGAGGGCATGCTGGGTGTTACCACCGACCGCGTTCGCATGAATGTCAAGCTGCTCGACGGAGATTTCCCCGACTACGAGCGGGTCATTCCCAAAGACATCAAGCTGCGTGTCACGCTTCCGGCGGCGGCGCTCAAGGAGGCGGTGTCGCGGGTGGCGGTGCTGGCCGACAAGAACGCCAACAACCGCGTCGAATTCCTGATCTCCGAGGGAACGCTGCGTCTGGCCGCCGAGGGCGACTATGGCCGCGCCCAGGACACGCTGACAGTCCAGCAGGAGGGCAGCGAACCTGCCATGAGCCTGGGCTTCAACGCCAAATACGTGCTCGACGCGCTCGGCCCTATCGAAGGAGACGCCGAGTTATTGTTCAGCGGCTCTACCAGCCCCGCTATGTTCAAGGGAAGTGGTGACGCGGGGTATTTGGCAGTCGTGGTGCCGCTGCGCGTTTAA
- the eno gene encoding phosphopyruvate hydratase, with product MKIETIIAREVLDSRGNPTVEAEVTLESGYVGRAIVPSGASTGSHEALEMRDGGTRYLGKGVLKAVENVNEIIAPALLGMDVSQQGAIDHAMLDLDGTPNKARLGGNAILSVSLASARAAAEELNLPLYRYLGGSNARTLPVPMMNVINGGAHADNSVDFQEFMVMPVGAPTFREALRYGAETFHALKKVLSGRGYNTNVGDEGGFAPDLGSNEEALEVLLEAIQKAGYEPGKDIMIALDPAVTELFKDGKYHLESEGRTLSSEEMVDFWADWSSRYPIISIEDGLAEDDWDGWKLLTDTIGDKVQLVGDDLFVTNPERLQRGIESGVGNAILVKVNQIGTLTESMDAIELAKRNRYGTIISHRSGESEDSFIADLAVATNAGQIKTGSASRSDRIAKYNQLLRIEDQLGSSAQFLGRKALNK from the coding sequence ATGAAGATTGAAACCATCATCGCCCGTGAAGTGCTGGACAGCCGTGGCAACCCCACGGTCGAAGCTGAAGTGACGCTGGAGAGCGGGTACGTTGGCCGCGCCATCGTGCCGAGCGGGGCCAGCACCGGATCGCATGAAGCGCTGGAAATGCGCGACGGCGGCACGCGTTACCTGGGCAAAGGTGTGCTGAAAGCCGTCGAGAACGTCAACGAGATCATTGCTCCGGCGCTGCTGGGCATGGACGTTTCGCAGCAGGGCGCGATTGACCACGCCATGCTCGACCTCGACGGCACGCCCAACAAGGCCCGTCTGGGCGGCAACGCCATCCTCTCGGTGAGCCTGGCGAGTGCCCGCGCCGCTGCCGAGGAACTGAATCTGCCGCTGTACCGCTACCTGGGTGGCAGCAACGCCCGCACGCTGCCCGTTCCGATGATGAACGTCATCAACGGTGGAGCGCACGCCGACAACAGCGTGGATTTTCAGGAATTCATGGTGATGCCCGTCGGCGCACCGACCTTCCGTGAAGCGCTGCGCTACGGAGCCGAAACCTTCCACGCACTCAAGAAAGTGCTGAGCGGACGCGGGTATAACACCAACGTCGGTGACGAGGGCGGGTTCGCTCCCGATCTGGGAAGCAACGAAGAGGCGCTGGAAGTGCTGCTGGAGGCTATCCAGAAGGCCGGATACGAGCCGGGCAAGGACATCATGATTGCCCTCGACCCCGCCGTCACCGAACTCTTCAAGGACGGCAAGTACCACCTGGAATCGGAAGGCCGCACGCTGTCCAGCGAGGAAATGGTGGACTTCTGGGCCGACTGGAGCAGTCGCTACCCGATCATCTCCATCGAAGACGGCCTGGCTGAAGACGACTGGGACGGCTGGAAGCTGCTGACCGACACCATCGGCGACAAGGTGCAGCTCGTGGGTGACGACCTGTTCGTGACCAACCCCGAGCGCCTTCAGCGCGGCATCGAGAGTGGTGTGGGCAACGCCATTCTGGTCAAGGTGAACCAGATCGGCACCCTGACCGAAAGTATGGACGCTATCGAACTCGCCAAGCGCAACCGCTACGGCACCATCATCAGCCACCGCAGCGGCGAGAGCGAGGACAGCTTCATCGCCGATCTGGCGGTCGCTACCAACGCTGGACAGATCAAGACCGGCAGCGCCAGCCGCAGCGACCGCATCGCCAAGTACAACCAACTGCTGCGAATTGAAGACCAACTGGGCAGCAGCGCTCAGTTTCTGGGCCGTAAGGCACTGAACAAATGA
- the pyk gene encoding pyruvate kinase encodes MKHFDRATKIVATIGPASRDPQVLERMIDAGLNVVRMNFSHGSQDDHRQTYNMVRELAARKGVTIGILQDLQGPKIRTARFANGSVSLAKGQKFIITMDDVEGDEHRVGSTYKGLAADVYPGMDLLLDDGNMALQVEGVKGNDITTIVTVGGVLKNNKGINVPQAELSVPAMSDKDVEDMAFGAELGVDWVALSFVRSRDDLLLARHYLSRYGSRAKLMAKIEKPQAVERFDDILKEVDGIMVARGDLGVEMRPEQVPVIQKRLIRACREVGKPVITATQMLESMINLPRPTRAEASDVANAIFDGTDAVMLSGESAAGLYPVEAVAMMDRIAREAEASPEYKLLQAQEIDTTLAQDAIAQAACTIGQDLGVAAIVSFTKTGGAATRIAKNRPKLAILALTPNEQTRNQLALSWGVVPMLSEDPLDTDDMVRIASEELQRSNLAEVGERYVITAGVPFGVQGTTNMIRVERLRATTAGS; translated from the coding sequence ATGAAGCATTTTGACCGCGCCACCAAGATTGTCGCCACCATCGGCCCCGCCAGCCGCGATCCGCAGGTGCTCGAACGCATGATCGACGCCGGGCTGAACGTGGTTCGCATGAATTTCTCGCACGGTTCACAGGACGACCACCGCCAGACGTACAACATGGTGCGCGAGCTGGCCGCCAGAAAGGGCGTGACCATCGGCATCTTGCAGGATCTGCAAGGCCCCAAGATCCGTACTGCCCGCTTCGCCAACGGCTCGGTCTCGCTCGCCAAGGGCCAGAAATTCATCATCACCATGGACGACGTTGAAGGCGACGAGCACCGCGTGGGCAGCACCTACAAGGGTCTGGCCGCCGATGTGTACCCCGGCATGGACCTGCTGCTGGACGACGGCAACATGGCGCTTCAGGTCGAAGGCGTGAAGGGCAACGACATCACCACCATCGTGACGGTGGGCGGCGTGCTGAAGAACAACAAGGGCATCAACGTGCCGCAGGCCGAGCTGAGCGTGCCCGCCATGTCCGACAAGGACGTGGAAGACATGGCCTTTGGAGCGGAACTCGGCGTGGACTGGGTCGCCCTGAGCTTTGTTCGCAGCCGCGACGACCTGTTGCTGGCCCGCCACTATCTGTCGCGCTACGGCAGCCGCGCCAAGCTGATGGCGAAGATCGAGAAGCCGCAGGCCGTCGAACGATTCGACGATATTTTGAAAGAAGTGGACGGCATCATGGTGGCGCGTGGAGATCTGGGCGTGGAGATGCGCCCCGAGCAGGTTCCGGTCATCCAGAAGCGCCTGATTCGTGCGTGCCGCGAGGTGGGGAAGCCGGTCATCACGGCCACCCAGATGCTCGAAAGCATGATCAATCTGCCGCGCCCCACCCGCGCCGAGGCGTCGGACGTGGCGAACGCGATTTTCGACGGCACCGACGCCGTGATGCTCAGCGGCGAGAGTGCGGCGGGGCTGTATCCGGTGGAAGCGGTCGCCATGATGGACAGAATCGCCCGTGAAGCCGAGGCCAGCCCGGAATACAAGCTGCTTCAGGCGCAGGAGATCGATACCACGCTGGCCCAAGACGCCATCGCGCAGGCAGCGTGTACCATCGGTCAGGATCTGGGCGTGGCGGCCATCGTCAGCTTTACCAAGACCGGCGGCGCGGCCACCCGCATCGCCAAGAACCGCCCCAAGCTGGCGATTCTGGCCCTGACACCCAACGAGCAGACGCGCAACCAGCTCGCGCTGTCGTGGGGTGTGGTCCCGATGCTGAGTGAAGACCCCCTCGACACCGACGACATGGTGCGTATCGCCAGCGAGGAGCTTCAGCGCAGCAATCTGGCGGAGGTCGGTGAGCGCTACGTCATCACGGCGGGCGTGCCGTTCGGCGTGCAGGGCACCACCAACATGATCCGCGTCGAGCGTCTGCGGGCCACCACCGCCGGAAGCTGA
- the tyrS gene encoding tyrosine--tRNA ligase, protein MNELSQLPSSSQPLPISEQLDILRRGVVDLISEEDLKARLETGKPLRVKLGADPTRPDLHLGHAVILRKMRQFQDLGHKVIMLIGDFTAMIGDPSGKSKTRPPVTLEQTRANAQSYLDQCKLILKDDPEVLEVRYNSEWLESMGYADIIKLASRYTVARIMERDDFKKRFESGVSISMHELLYPLTQGYDSVALEADVELGGTDQLFNNLVGRALQRDYDQAPQIVMTLPLLVGLDGTEKMSKSLDNYIGLTDDAHIMFAGLMKVPDALLDNYFTLLTELPHPEIEALLAGHPAAAHERLARLVTAWLHPDADLDAALERYRSVAKGGIPENIPTQTIAAAELNPEGQIAAARLVALTGLEPSNGAARKLIQNRGLKVNGEVYTDPQGSLSLGSEGVVLQKGKDKFVKAVLEG, encoded by the coding sequence ATGAACGAACTCAGCCAGCTTCCGTCCAGCAGCCAGCCCCTGCCCATCAGCGAACAACTCGACATCCTCAGGCGCGGCGTCGTCGATCTGATCAGCGAGGAAGACCTGAAGGCGCGGCTGGAAACAGGCAAACCCCTGCGCGTCAAACTGGGGGCCGATCCCACCCGCCCCGACCTGCACCTGGGCCACGCGGTCATTCTGCGGAAGATGCGGCAGTTTCAGGATCTGGGCCACAAGGTCATCATGCTGATCGGTGATTTCACCGCCATGATCGGCGACCCCAGCGGCAAATCTAAGACCCGCCCCCCGGTCACGCTGGAGCAGACCCGCGCCAACGCCCAGAGTTACCTCGATCAGTGCAAGCTGATTTTGAAAGACGATCCCGAGGTGCTGGAAGTGCGGTACAACTCCGAGTGGCTGGAAAGCATGGGCTATGCCGACATCATCAAGCTGGCGAGCCGCTACACGGTGGCCCGCATCATGGAGCGCGACGACTTCAAAAAGCGCTTCGAGAGTGGCGTGTCGATCTCGATGCACGAGCTGCTGTACCCGCTCACACAGGGCTACGACAGCGTGGCGCTGGAAGCCGATGTGGAACTCGGCGGCACCGATCAGCTGTTCAACAATCTGGTGGGCCGCGCCCTGCAACGCGACTACGATCAGGCTCCGCAGATCGTGATGACGCTGCCGCTGCTGGTGGGGCTGGACGGCACCGAGAAGATGTCCAAGAGCCTGGACAACTACATCGGCCTGACCGACGACGCGCACATCATGTTCGCGGGGCTGATGAAGGTGCCCGACGCGCTGCTCGACAACTACTTCACGCTGCTGACCGAGCTGCCACATCCCGAGATAGAGGCGCTGCTGGCAGGCCATCCGGCGGCGGCGCACGAACGGCTCGCCCGCCTCGTAACCGCGTGGCTACACCCCGACGCCGATCTGGACGCCGCCCTGGAGCGCTACCGCAGTGTGGCAAAAGGCGGCATCCCCGAGAATATTCCGACCCAGACGATTGCAGCCGCCGAACTGAACCCGGAAGGCCAGATCGCGGCGGCGCGGCTGGTCGCCCTGACAGGACTGGAACCCAGCAACGGCGCGGCCCGCAAACTCATTCAGAACCGGGGGCTGAAGGTGAACGGCGAGGTCTACACCGATCCGCAGGGCAGTCTGTCGTTGGGAAGTGAGGGCGTCGTGCTGCAAAAGGGCAAAGACAAGTTCGTAAAGGCCGTGCTGGAAGGCTGA
- a CDS encoding MOSC domain-containing protein: MLTMQQLRESLPRPGRVEWAGLRSQRRGEVLSVPEVLAHPLVGLVGDHGKRVPARLKAINGSAGEVLVSRADQEAAEAPVTSYGGKRQVTLIQAEHLPVIAALAGLEQVTPEMLRRNIVISGLPLLALKDRRFRLGSDEHGWVLLEGTGECHPCSRMEETLGPGGYNAVRGHGGITARVLEGGSIRLGDLLTPL; this comes from the coding sequence ATGCTGACCATGCAGCAACTCCGCGAATCGTTGCCCAGGCCGGGGCGGGTGGAATGGGCCGGACTGAGAAGCCAGCGGCGAGGCGAGGTGCTGAGCGTTCCGGAAGTGCTGGCTCATCCATTGGTGGGGCTGGTGGGCGACCACGGCAAGCGTGTTCCGGCTCGCCTGAAGGCCATCAACGGGTCGGCGGGCGAGGTGCTGGTGTCTCGGGCAGACCAGGAAGCTGCTGAAGCGCCTGTGACCTCCTACGGGGGAAAACGTCAGGTCACGCTGATTCAGGCCGAGCATCTGCCGGTCATCGCGGCGCTGGCAGGGCTGGAACAGGTGACCCCCGAAATGTTGCGGCGAAACATAGTGATCTCGGGGCTGCCCCTGCTGGCCCTGAAGGATCGCCGCTTCCGGCTCGGCAGCGATGAGCACGGCTGGGTGCTGCTGGAGGGTACCGGAGAATGCCACCCGTGTTCGCGCATGGAGGAAACGCTGGGGCCGGGCGGCTACAACGCGGTTCGCGGGCATGGCGGCATCACGGCGCGGGTGCTGGAGGGCGGCAGTATCCGGCTGGGCGATCTTCTGACGCCGCTGTAG
- a CDS encoding YqhA family protein, whose protein sequence is MSATPPKRSRRSIDASLGFTRLIVEFGVLSSFLFSLVLFVNGTVRTVTLIWAELPHFASAAAGKELLIAAIEQTDNLLIATALLIISIGMQELFVGRIGNVPTWLHIASFDDLKQKLLGIVVVALAVKFFSVAVKWESGPSLDILTFGAAVAAVMLATGMYSYILPRLGHHAADEPEPQSAQDS, encoded by the coding sequence ATGTCTGCCACGCCGCCCAAACGCTCCAGAAGGTCAATCGACGCCTCGCTCGGCTTTACCCGGCTGATCGTCGAATTCGGCGTGCTGTCCAGTTTTCTGTTTTCACTGGTGCTGTTCGTGAACGGCACCGTGCGAACCGTGACGCTGATCTGGGCCGAACTGCCGCATTTTGCCAGCGCGGCGGCAGGGAAGGAACTGTTGATCGCCGCCATCGAGCAGACCGACAATCTGCTGATTGCCACCGCGCTCCTCATCATCAGCATCGGCATGCAGGAACTGTTCGTGGGGCGCATCGGCAACGTGCCGACCTGGCTGCATATCGCCAGTTTCGACGACCTGAAGCAGAAGCTGCTGGGTATCGTGGTGGTGGCGCTGGCGGTCAAGTTCTTCAGTGTCGCGGTCAAGTGGGAAAGCGGCCCCAGCCTCGACATCCTGACCTTTGGGGCGGCAGTGGCGGCGGTGATGCTGGCAACAGGCATGTACAGCTACATCCTGCCGCGCCTGGGCCACCACGCGGCAGACGAGCCAGAGCCACAGTCTGCTCAGGATTCCTGA